One Streptomyces sp. NBC_01237 genomic region harbors:
- a CDS encoding CU044_5270 family protein, with the protein MNDRASLPEQDLPPGRHRHLKEHLMREIRQHSVREGNTARRRRWLRPVVAGPALAGALTLAVIAGIAVTGADSSATPVGSDGKATYAFAPRVNGDTTGGAADLLDRIATVAAQSPAGDPVRDDQFVYIRSRVAAATVGEGIGTKLAALHRREVWLSVDGTRPGLLREPGAVSDGEELERAPAPGEPGYEQSTHYRHLQTLPTTPDAMLTWLRSPGEKGNEERDPDQDAFVLAAGLLDESLMPPDVGAALFRATARIPGVVVVPDAVNAAGKHGVAVARYDAYNPGLRDELIFDRKTLEFIGSRSVATKATDSIEAGQVLSTSAVLERAVVDTRGRRP; encoded by the coding sequence ATGAACGACCGCGCGTCGCTCCCCGAGCAGGACCTTCCGCCGGGCCGTCACCGCCATCTCAAGGAGCACCTGATGCGAGAGATCCGGCAGCACTCCGTCCGGGAAGGGAACACGGCCCGCCGCCGGAGGTGGCTGCGCCCCGTCGTCGCCGGTCCGGCCCTCGCGGGAGCACTGACCCTCGCGGTCATCGCGGGGATCGCGGTCACCGGAGCCGACAGTTCCGCCACCCCGGTCGGCAGCGACGGCAAGGCCACCTACGCCTTCGCCCCCAGGGTGAACGGCGACACCACCGGTGGCGCGGCCGACCTCCTCGACCGCATCGCGACGGTCGCGGCACAGTCTCCGGCGGGTGACCCCGTCCGCGACGACCAGTTCGTCTACATCCGCAGCAGGGTGGCCGCCGCGACGGTGGGCGAGGGCATCGGGACGAAGCTCGCCGCCCTGCACCGGCGGGAGGTGTGGCTGTCCGTCGACGGGACCCGCCCGGGGCTGCTCCGCGAACCGGGCGCCGTCTCCGACGGGGAGGAGCTGGAGCGCGCCCCCGCTCCCGGCGAGCCCGGCTATGAGCAGAGCACCCACTACCGCCACCTCCAGACCCTGCCCACCACCCCGGACGCGATGCTCACGTGGCTGCGTTCCCCGGGGGAGAAGGGGAACGAGGAGCGCGATCCCGACCAGGACGCGTTCGTCCTCGCCGCTGGTCTCCTCGACGAGTCGCTGATGCCGCCGGACGTCGGCGCCGCGCTCTTCCGCGCCACCGCGAGGATCCCGGGGGTGGTCGTGGTGCCCGACGCGGTGAACGCCGCCGGGAAGCACGGGGTGGCCGTCGCCCGCTACGACGCGTACAACCCCGGCCTGCGCGATGAGTTGATCTTCGACAGGAAGACCCTGGAGTTCATCGGCAGCCGCAGCGTCGCCACGAAGGCCACCGACAGCATCGAGGCGGGCCAGGTGCTGTCCACCTCGGCCGTCCTCGAACGCGCGGTGGTGGACACGAGGGGCCGACGGCCGTAG
- a CDS encoding RNA polymerase sigma factor, with amino-acid sequence METPLRARIRDGDDDAFAELFDRYARSVYNHAFRLTGDWSTAEDSVSLTFLEAWRLSDRVDTEGGSLRPWLLGIATNVVRNTRRAAGRHAAAMSRLPPGSPVGDFADEVASRVDDAELLGAVRLALATLRRGEREVLALCVWSGLDYGAAAEALGIPVGTVRSRLSRARKKLAAAAENREPPRRPRQMRESRTQAAQPLQEGNR; translated from the coding sequence ATGGAGACACCACTGCGGGCCCGGATACGGGACGGGGACGACGACGCCTTCGCGGAGTTGTTCGACAGGTATGCACGCTCCGTGTACAACCACGCGTTCCGGCTGACGGGGGACTGGTCGACCGCCGAGGACAGCGTCTCGCTGACGTTCCTCGAAGCCTGGCGGCTGAGCGATCGGGTCGATACCGAAGGCGGTTCGCTGCGCCCCTGGTTGCTGGGGATCGCGACCAACGTCGTACGCAACACCAGACGCGCCGCGGGCAGGCACGCCGCGGCGATGTCCCGGCTGCCTCCGGGGAGCCCGGTGGGCGACTTCGCGGACGAGGTCGCGAGCCGCGTCGACGACGCCGAACTGCTGGGCGCCGTACGGCTGGCCCTGGCCACCCTGCGGCGCGGCGAACGCGAGGTGCTCGCCCTCTGCGTGTGGTCGGGGCTCGACTACGGGGCGGCCGCCGAGGCGCTCGGGATCCCTGTCGGCACGGTCCGCTCCCGGCTGTCCCGGGCCCGGAAGAAACTCGCCGCCGCCGCCGAGAACCGGGAACCGCCCCGCCGCCCGCGACAGATGAGAGAGAGCCGCACACAAGCGGCCCAGCCCCTACAGGAGGGAAACCGATGA
- a CDS encoding winged helix-turn-helix domain-containing protein encodes MSEASPPGQPTIDAAINHPTRLAVVAFLSACDEADFASVRNSCQVSDSMLSKIASALEGIGYLGVRKGYVGKRPRTWLSLTPEGRQALALHIAALQGIAATARQAGADAGATAPAGDR; translated from the coding sequence ATGAGCGAAGCCTCCCCGCCCGGACAGCCGACGATCGACGCGGCGATCAACCACCCCACCCGGCTGGCGGTCGTCGCCTTCCTCTCCGCGTGCGACGAGGCCGACTTCGCCTCCGTACGCAACAGTTGCCAGGTGTCCGACTCGATGCTGAGCAAGATCGCCTCCGCACTGGAGGGGATCGGATACCTCGGCGTCCGCAAGGGCTACGTCGGCAAGCGCCCCCGGACCTGGCTGTCCCTCACACCCGAGGGCAGGCAGGCGCTGGCGCTGCACATCGCCGCACTCCAGGGCATCGCCGCCACGGCCCGGCAGGCGGGCGCGGACGCGGGGGCCACCGCGCCCGCCGGAGACCGCTGA
- a CDS encoding SMI1/KNR4 family protein codes for MKPDLTQLRELVEASPEFGRGPAVAVPDAAIRDAEARIGRPLPPSYRWWLAEFGHGRAGDADIATVAPGGPDGFADDAYEDITAEWRRDGDRLCFGVEPDCGDTYSFALDRGGEHGGGEYPVVCRDGLDGDEQQVAESFAGFLAVRAARLRGLGDGPNPAVARLWRSTPGALLDNGVLVYGPHAIGERNETFEVAHYAPEWVLVGDDSGGGGLLMRRHGRDRTRVFHLDLGAIGPDIEADGEPVTDDLLGWLRSSAGDPRSPF; via the coding sequence GTGAAACCTGACCTGACACAACTGCGCGAGCTGGTCGAAGCGTCACCGGAGTTCGGCCGCGGACCGGCCGTCGCCGTACCGGACGCGGCGATCCGCGATGCCGAGGCACGCATCGGCCGCCCGCTGCCGCCGTCGTACCGCTGGTGGCTGGCCGAGTTCGGGCACGGCCGGGCCGGTGACGCGGACATCGCGACGGTGGCGCCGGGCGGGCCGGACGGTTTCGCCGACGATGCGTACGAGGACATCACCGCCGAGTGGCGGAGGGACGGCGACCGGCTGTGCTTCGGCGTCGAGCCCGACTGCGGTGACACCTACTCCTTCGCCCTCGACCGCGGCGGCGAGCACGGGGGCGGCGAGTACCCGGTGGTGTGCCGTGACGGTCTCGACGGAGACGAGCAGCAGGTGGCGGAGTCCTTCGCCGGGTTCCTCGCTGTCCGGGCGGCGCGCCTGCGCGGGCTCGGGGACGGGCCCAACCCCGCTGTCGCCCGTCTGTGGCGGTCGACACCGGGCGCACTGCTCGACAACGGCGTCCTGGTCTACGGTCCGCATGCCATCGGGGAGCGGAACGAGACCTTCGAGGTGGCCCACTACGCGCCCGAGTGGGTACTGGTCGGGGACGACAGCGGGGGCGGCGGGCTGCTCATGCGGCGCCACGGCCGCGACCGGACCCGCGTGTTCCACCTGGACCTGGGCGCGATCGGCCCGGACATCGAAGCGGACGGCGAACCGGTGACGGACGACCTGCTCGGCTGGCTCAGGTCGTCGGCCGGTGACCCGCGTTCTCCGTTCTGA
- a CDS encoding DUF2254 family protein produces the protein MSVIPGGGPAPLRRSRQARAGAVQLLCALSGVALGLFVPRISGGPDMPAHQVADLLLTLGFGVLGTTAVIFSLLFLVVQWAHTSFTPRLTLFRRSPIVWRTFALAIGLAVFCVTAAMTIGDGRSVTFAVPVVTAILLLAMLTLLRTLLLRALASIQLAPVLHSIIERGTAALDTLYPSGAAPDASDPPVTEGPPAATVSWPKPTAVLQQIDVKELRKAAREAGAIIVLDKAPGATLHRGAKIADVYGSAVVDATVLGALATGLEPTFEQDPMLAFRLLADIALRALSSSINDPATAVQALDGVEDLLSGSAASRARDAGPLRVAGPDGVVRVVIRRPTWEDFMRTGIDDVIVAALNSPLVLTRLRTLLADLEPGAHPHGRDLLNRRRAWVEREMADRFPVLWRETSPEPPGRT, from the coding sequence ATGAGCGTGATCCCCGGCGGCGGGCCTGCCCCGTTGCGACGCAGCCGACAGGCTCGGGCCGGAGCCGTACAGCTGCTGTGCGCCCTCTCGGGGGTGGCCCTGGGCCTGTTCGTTCCGAGGATCAGCGGTGGCCCGGACATGCCCGCGCACCAGGTGGCCGATCTGCTGCTGACTCTGGGTTTCGGCGTGCTCGGCACGACGGCCGTGATCTTCTCACTGCTGTTCCTGGTGGTGCAGTGGGCGCACACCAGCTTCACCCCCCGCCTGACCCTGTTCCGCCGGTCCCCGATCGTCTGGCGGACCTTCGCCCTGGCGATCGGCCTGGCGGTCTTCTGTGTCACGGCCGCGATGACGATCGGCGACGGCCGGTCCGTGACGTTCGCCGTTCCGGTCGTCACCGCGATTCTGCTGCTGGCGATGCTGACCCTGTTGCGGACCCTGCTGCTGCGCGCTCTCGCCTCGATCCAGCTCGCCCCGGTCCTGCACTCGATCATTGAGCGGGGGACTGCCGCCCTGGACACGCTCTACCCCTCGGGAGCCGCTCCGGACGCCTCGGACCCCCCTGTGACCGAGGGGCCGCCGGCTGCCACCGTCAGCTGGCCGAAACCCACGGCCGTGCTTCAGCAGATCGACGTGAAAGAGCTGCGGAAGGCGGCCCGGGAAGCGGGCGCGATCATCGTGCTGGACAAGGCTCCGGGGGCCACCCTGCACCGGGGGGCGAAGATCGCCGACGTGTACGGCTCCGCCGTGGTGGACGCCACGGTCCTGGGGGCGCTGGCCACCGGGCTGGAGCCGACATTCGAGCAGGACCCGATGCTCGCCTTCCGCCTGCTGGCCGACATCGCGCTCAGGGCCCTCTCCTCCAGTATCAACGACCCCGCGACCGCCGTGCAGGCCCTGGACGGTGTGGAGGATCTGCTCAGCGGTTCCGCCGCGAGCCGGGCGAGGGACGCCGGTCCTTTGCGGGTCGCCGGCCCCGACGGTGTGGTGCGGGTCGTGATCCGGCGGCCCACATGGGAGGACTTCATGCGTACGGGCATCGACGACGTCATCGTGGCCGCGCTGAACTCCCCTCTGGTCCTCACCCGCCTCCGCACCCTGCTGGCGGATCTGGAACCCGGCGCCCACCCTCACGGCCGGGACCTGCTGAACCGGCGACGCGCGTGGGTGGAGCGCGAGATGGCCGACCGGTTCCCCGTGCTGTGGCGGGAAACCTCACCGGAGCCGCCCGGCAGGACCTGA
- a CDS encoding helix-turn-helix domain-containing protein → MRTNRRPRTPREKYGEELRLRRLAAGLTQEALAELVVCSPTLISHFEAGRRLPSPDDAQRIDRALGTDGFFARWLEDLDTKYADHFAVVAELEKQATLIQQFALSLVPGLLQTDGYARALFQALRPNYRQDEIDKDVVIRTERARILDGPMHPVLWTMMDEAVVRRQVGGPQVMADQLWKIAGMAEAGRLRLHVLPFGVGAHALQEGLASLMSFPDSQPVAYVEGFLTGNLMDDPTLVKACRTVYDLALSDAMSHQESLALVRAAAEEHEHGQQ, encoded by the coding sequence ATGAGGACGAACCGAAGGCCGCGCACGCCGCGGGAGAAGTACGGCGAGGAGCTGAGGCTTCGACGGCTGGCGGCCGGGCTGACGCAGGAGGCTCTGGCAGAACTGGTGGTCTGCTCGCCCACATTGATCAGCCATTTCGAGGCGGGTCGGCGGCTGCCGAGCCCGGACGACGCCCAGCGGATCGACCGCGCCCTGGGGACGGACGGGTTCTTCGCACGGTGGCTGGAGGACCTGGACACGAAGTACGCCGACCATTTCGCCGTGGTAGCGGAGCTGGAGAAGCAGGCGACGCTGATCCAGCAGTTCGCGCTCTCGCTGGTGCCTGGGCTACTCCAGACCGACGGCTATGCCCGTGCGTTGTTCCAGGCACTGCGGCCCAACTACCGCCAGGATGAAATTGACAAAGACGTTGTCATTCGAACGGAGCGTGCCCGCATCCTCGACGGTCCGATGCACCCGGTGCTGTGGACGATGATGGACGAGGCCGTAGTCCGGCGGCAGGTTGGCGGTCCGCAGGTCATGGCCGACCAACTATGGAAGATCGCGGGCATGGCTGAAGCCGGGCGACTTCGGCTGCATGTCCTTCCATTCGGAGTAGGAGCGCACGCACTTCAAGAGGGTTTGGCATCCCTTATGAGCTTCCCGGACTCCCAGCCAGTGGCCTACGTCGAGGGCTTCTTGACGGGTAATTTGATGGACGATCCGACGCTAGTGAAGGCATGTCGCACGGTCTACGATCTTGCCTTGAGCGATGCGATGTCGCATCAGGAATCACTTGCCCTTGTGCGAGCGGCAGCAGAGGAACACGAACATGGTCAGCAGTAG
- a CDS encoding DUF397 domain-containing protein produces the protein MVSSRRSVADSSTLTGWFKSSYSGGSQGDCLEVAHGSVSVPVRDSKTPTGPGVVFSVDGWSTFVTALKNGHLTA, from the coding sequence ATGGTCAGCAGTAGGCGGAGCGTTGCAGACTCGTCCACTCTCACCGGGTGGTTCAAGTCCAGCTACAGCGGCGGCAGCCAGGGAGACTGCCTTGAAGTCGCCCATGGCTCCGTCTCCGTCCCCGTCCGCGACAGCAAGACGCCGACCGGCCCAGGCGTCGTCTTCTCGGTGGACGGCTGGTCAACCTTCGTCACAGCGCTCAAGAACGGCCACCTCACCGCCTGA
- a CDS encoding HNH endonuclease — MIRLERADLPPDAAAHLKTYTQEIERTAESKRKVKAADLWAHSTVRRRVREGLLAALADMAPGHQRCMYCGDGQGTDIDHFEPKSLAPLRTFEWLNHLLACSYCNSNQKRNKFPRSEEDGSPLLLDPTLQDPLAHLRLVLPLCTYKGLTARGDACIEVFGLNSRGVLVDGRRTAYETAKQSVELWSIATDRGRHDKAAKIVRVAWDRPLADVLAAMFHQSGHPAADLLFDGEEETLGFLRDRALRAAFLARA, encoded by the coding sequence GTGATCCGGCTGGAACGTGCCGACCTGCCCCCGGACGCGGCAGCGCACCTGAAGACGTACACCCAGGAGATCGAGCGGACCGCCGAGTCGAAACGCAAGGTGAAGGCGGCGGACCTGTGGGCCCATTCGACCGTACGGAGGCGAGTACGGGAAGGTCTCCTCGCCGCCCTGGCGGACATGGCCCCCGGCCACCAGCGCTGCATGTACTGCGGCGACGGTCAGGGCACGGACATCGACCACTTCGAGCCGAAGAGCCTTGCTCCACTGCGTACCTTCGAGTGGCTGAACCATCTGCTGGCCTGTTCGTACTGCAACAGCAACCAGAAGCGGAACAAGTTCCCCCGGTCCGAGGAGGACGGGAGCCCGCTCCTCCTGGACCCCACACTGCAAGACCCGCTGGCCCACCTGAGACTGGTGCTGCCGCTCTGTACGTACAAGGGCCTGACGGCCCGGGGCGACGCGTGCATAGAGGTGTTCGGCCTCAACTCGCGCGGGGTCCTCGTCGACGGCCGCAGGACGGCGTACGAAACCGCCAAGCAGTCCGTCGAGCTCTGGAGCATCGCCACGGACCGGGGCCGGCACGACAAGGCGGCGAAGATCGTCAGGGTCGCGTGGGACCGCCCGCTCGCCGACGTACTGGCGGCGATGTTCCACCAGTCGGGCCACCCGGCGGCGGACCTGCTCTTCGACGGCGAGGAGGAGACCCTTGGTTTCCTCCGTGACCGGGCCTTGCGCGCGGCCTTCCTGGCACGGGCATGA
- a CDS encoding AAA family ATPase, with translation MYVSRVRVENIKPFHGPRVVDLTLTRPDGSHAGWTVLAGRNGAGKTTLLRALALALSGPVAARGLVQGFENWVSRGTTVGEVHAKIVRDPAFDGFSASGQTLTDFWAGLRWTVPAEGGGGRRGARPALEGTMERHAAKSDTPARRGPWADNPVGWFCAAYGPFRRLAGGSGEVQRLMLASGPVARQVSLFHEDASLAEGVAWLIEQHLRALEGREGAAALKGSALSVLGDGLLPDGYRVEDVDSEGLWVTRDGHRYSLREMSDGFRSVAALVVDLLKQIHDAFGDEVFPGEGGGGGPSPFQVPGVVIIDEIDAHLHVSWQRRIGPWLTSHFPRIQFIVTTHSPYICQAADPGGLIRLPGVRENAAPEVVPEDLYERVVYGSGDDAVLSDLFGLDTPYSERAEHFRAEFVALESKVYEGDTSPGTVARYKELKGLLTSSPTARVHEMSAQLHRIAEEIENGEAGEAE, from the coding sequence ATGTACGTCTCCCGTGTGCGCGTCGAGAACATCAAACCGTTCCACGGCCCGCGCGTCGTCGACCTGACACTGACCCGCCCGGACGGCTCGCACGCCGGCTGGACCGTACTCGCGGGACGGAACGGCGCGGGAAAGACGACGCTGCTCCGGGCGCTGGCACTGGCACTGAGCGGACCGGTGGCGGCGCGGGGCCTGGTCCAGGGGTTCGAGAACTGGGTGTCACGCGGGACGACCGTCGGCGAGGTGCACGCGAAGATCGTCAGGGATCCGGCCTTCGACGGGTTCTCCGCGTCCGGGCAGACCCTGACCGACTTCTGGGCGGGCCTGCGGTGGACGGTCCCGGCCGAGGGCGGGGGCGGTCGCAGAGGTGCCCGGCCCGCGCTGGAGGGGACCATGGAGCGCCACGCCGCGAAGAGCGACACCCCCGCCCGGCGCGGCCCCTGGGCCGACAACCCGGTGGGCTGGTTCTGCGCCGCCTACGGCCCGTTCCGGCGCTTGGCCGGGGGCTCGGGGGAGGTGCAGCGGCTGATGCTGGCCTCCGGCCCGGTGGCCCGGCAGGTGAGTCTGTTCCACGAGGACGCCTCACTGGCCGAGGGCGTCGCCTGGCTGATCGAGCAGCATCTGCGCGCGCTCGAAGGCCGGGAGGGCGCCGCGGCGCTCAAGGGGTCAGCGCTTTCGGTCCTGGGCGACGGACTTCTCCCTGACGGCTACCGGGTGGAGGACGTCGACTCCGAGGGACTGTGGGTCACGCGTGACGGCCACCGGTATTCGCTGCGGGAGATGAGCGACGGTTTCCGCTCCGTGGCGGCGCTCGTCGTCGACCTGCTGAAGCAGATCCACGACGCCTTCGGCGACGAGGTGTTCCCCGGAGAGGGCGGCGGGGGCGGACCCAGCCCCTTTCAGGTGCCCGGCGTTGTGATCATCGACGAGATCGACGCCCACCTCCACGTCTCCTGGCAGCGCCGCATCGGCCCCTGGCTGACCTCGCACTTCCCCCGCATCCAGTTCATCGTGACGACCCACAGCCCGTACATCTGTCAGGCGGCCGACCCCGGCGGCCTGATCCGGCTGCCAGGTGTGAGGGAGAACGCGGCACCCGAGGTCGTACCGGAGGACCTCTACGAGCGAGTGGTCTACGGCAGCGGTGACGACGCGGTCCTCTCCGACCTCTTCGGGCTCGACACCCCCTACTCGGAGCGCGCCGAACACTTCCGGGCCGAGTTCGTCGCCCTGGAGTCCAAGGTGTACGAGGGCGACACCTCACCGGGCACCGTCGCGCGCTACAAGGAACTGAAGGGCCTGCTCACCAGCTCTCCCACAGCGCGCGTGCACGAGATGTCCGCTCAACTCCACCGCATCGCCGAGGAGATCGAGAACGGAGAGGCGGGCGAGGCGGAGTGA
- a CDS encoding sugar phosphate isomerase/epimerase family protein → MIDDLTRLSLNQETIKQWSLPELTEGCVKAGIGKVGLWRAPVQEYGVERTASLLKDAGISVTSLCRGGFFTALDPAERARALDDNRAAVDEAAALSTDTLVLVSGGLPPGSRDLHGARERIADALAELGPYAAERGVRLAIEPLHPMFASDRCVVSTLGQALDIAERFPADQVGVVVDTYHIWWDDQAPAQIARAGEGGRIHSFQLADWITPLPAGVLVGRGQLGDGSVDFRAWRRLVESAGFDGPIEVEIFNEALWARDGAEVLAEVAARYLEHAC, encoded by the coding sequence ATGATCGACGACCTCACCCGCCTCTCCCTCAACCAGGAGACCATCAAGCAGTGGTCGCTGCCCGAGCTGACGGAGGGCTGCGTCAAGGCGGGCATCGGCAAGGTCGGCCTGTGGCGCGCGCCGGTCCAGGAGTACGGCGTCGAACGCACGGCGAGCCTGCTCAAGGACGCGGGGATCTCCGTCACCAGCCTGTGCCGGGGCGGCTTCTTCACCGCGCTCGACCCGGCCGAACGGGCCCGCGCCCTGGACGACAACCGGGCGGCGGTGGACGAGGCGGCAGCCCTGTCCACCGACACCCTGGTCCTCGTCTCGGGCGGCCTCCCGCCCGGCAGCCGCGACCTGCACGGCGCCCGCGAACGCATCGCGGACGCCCTCGCCGAACTGGGCCCGTACGCGGCCGAGCGCGGCGTACGCCTCGCGATCGAACCGCTGCACCCGATGTTCGCCTCGGACCGCTGCGTGGTCTCCACGCTCGGCCAGGCCCTCGACATCGCGGAACGCTTCCCCGCCGACCAGGTCGGGGTCGTCGTCGACACGTACCACATCTGGTGGGACGACCAGGCGCCCGCGCAGATCGCACGGGCGGGGGAGGGTGGCCGTATCCACTCCTTCCAGCTGGCGGACTGGATCACCCCGCTTCCGGCGGGCGTGCTGGTGGGCCGCGGCCAACTGGGCGACGGCAGCGTGGACTTCCGCGCCTGGCGACGCCTGGTCGAGTCGGCGGGCTTCGACGGGCCCATCGAGGTGGAGATCTTCAACGAGGCCCTGTGGGCCCGCGACGGCGCCGAAGTCCTCGCCGAAGTCGCGGCCCGGTACCTGGAACATGCCTGTTGA
- a CDS encoding dihydrodipicolinate synthase family protein, producing MSTIHLPQGPYEPRATPLDLAPGKAPLASRTVFSAAHVVADPYADISADDPAAVDWDATLAFRRHLWSHGLGVAEAMDTAQRGMGLDWAGAAELIRRSAAEAKAVGGRIACGVGTDQLPAGPATLAEVRAAYEEQLALVEESGAQAILMASRALAAAAKGPEDYLETYAHLLRQAAEPVVLHWLGPMFDPALDGYWGSADLDAATDTFLKVIAEHPDKVDGIKISLLDAEREIDVRRRLPGGVRCYTGDDFNYPELIAGDDRGFSHALLGIFDPLGPLAAHAVRVLDTGDTQGFRDLLDPTVELSRHLFRTPTRFYKTGVVFLAWLAGHQEHFTMVGGLQSARSLPHLAKAYELADRLGLFPDPELAESRMRALLAVHGGTR from the coding sequence ATGAGCACCATCCACCTCCCGCAGGGCCCCTACGAACCCCGCGCCACCCCGCTCGACCTGGCCCCGGGCAAGGCCCCGCTCGCCTCCCGTACGGTCTTCTCCGCCGCCCATGTCGTCGCCGACCCGTACGCGGACATCAGCGCCGACGACCCGGCGGCCGTCGACTGGGACGCCACCCTCGCCTTCCGCCGCCACCTGTGGTCGCACGGCCTGGGCGTCGCCGAGGCGATGGACACCGCCCAGCGCGGCATGGGCCTGGACTGGGCGGGCGCGGCCGAACTGATCCGCCGCTCGGCCGCCGAGGCGAAGGCGGTCGGCGGACGCATCGCCTGCGGCGTCGGCACCGACCAGCTCCCGGCCGGACCGGCCACGCTCGCCGAGGTGCGCGCGGCGTACGAGGAGCAGCTCGCCCTGGTCGAGGAGAGCGGGGCCCAGGCCATCCTGATGGCCTCCCGCGCGCTCGCGGCGGCGGCGAAGGGTCCCGAGGACTACCTGGAGACGTACGCACACCTGCTGCGCCAGGCAGCCGAACCGGTCGTCCTGCACTGGCTCGGCCCGATGTTCGACCCCGCGCTGGACGGCTACTGGGGCAGCGCCGACCTCGACGCCGCGACCGACACGTTCCTGAAGGTCATCGCCGAGCACCCGGACAAGGTGGACGGCATCAAGATCTCCCTCCTGGACGCGGAGCGCGAGATCGACGTCCGGCGCCGCCTTCCCGGCGGGGTCCGCTGCTACACCGGCGACGACTTCAACTACCCGGAACTGATCGCGGGCGACGACCGGGGCTTCAGCCACGCACTGCTCGGCATCTTCGACCCGCTCGGCCCGCTGGCGGCGCACGCGGTACGGGTACTGGACACCGGTGACACCCAGGGCTTCCGGGATCTCCTGGACCCCACGGTCGAGCTGTCGCGTCACCTGTTCCGGACCCCCACCCGCTTCTACAAGACGGGCGTGGTCTTCCTCGCCTGGCTGGCGGGCCACCAGGAGCACTTCACGATGGTCGGCGGGTTGCAGTCCGCCCGCTCGCTGCCGCACCTGGCGAAGGCGTACGAACTGGCCGACCGGCTGGGCCTGTTCCCCGACCCCGAGCTGGCCGAGTCCCGGATGCGGGCCCTGCTCGCGGTCCACGGAGGAACCCGATGA
- a CDS encoding Gfo/Idh/MocA family protein produces the protein MTRRTVRIAMNGVTGRMGYRQHLVRSILAIREQGGLDLGDGEVLWPEPVLVGRRAHALRELAERHGLTEWSTDLDAVLADDTIDIYFDAQVTSARVEAIKKAIAAGKHIYTEKPTATDVEGALELARLARDAGIKHGVVQDKIFLPGLLKLKRLIDGGFFGEILSVRGEFGYWVFEGDWQEAQRPSWNYRAEDGGGIVVDMFPHWEYVLHELFGQVTTVQAHVQTHLPQRWDEQGKPYAATADDAAYGIFQLAGGAVAQINSSWTVRVNRDELVEFQVDGTHGSAVAGLRNCRVQHRSATPKPVWNPDLPVTESFRDQWQEVPDNAVFDNGFKAQWELFLRHVALDEPYTWDLMAGARGVQLAELGLKSSAEGRRFDVPELTL, from the coding sequence GTGACACGCAGGACAGTGCGCATCGCCATGAACGGCGTCACGGGTCGCATGGGATACCGGCAGCACCTGGTGCGCTCGATCCTCGCGATCCGCGAGCAGGGCGGCCTCGACCTCGGCGACGGCGAGGTGCTGTGGCCCGAACCCGTGCTCGTCGGCCGCAGGGCCCACGCGCTGCGGGAGCTCGCCGAGCGGCACGGTCTGACCGAGTGGTCGACCGATCTGGACGCGGTGCTGGCCGACGACACCATCGACATCTACTTCGACGCCCAGGTCACCTCGGCGCGCGTCGAGGCGATCAAGAAGGCGATCGCGGCGGGCAAGCACATCTACACCGAGAAGCCCACCGCCACGGACGTCGAAGGCGCCCTGGAGCTGGCCCGGCTGGCCCGTGACGCCGGGATCAAGCACGGTGTCGTCCAGGACAAGATCTTCCTGCCGGGCCTGCTGAAGCTGAAGCGCCTCATCGACGGCGGCTTCTTCGGCGAGATCCTCTCCGTGCGCGGCGAGTTCGGCTACTGGGTCTTCGAGGGCGACTGGCAGGAGGCCCAGCGACCCTCGTGGAACTACCGCGCCGAGGACGGCGGCGGCATCGTCGTCGACATGTTCCCGCACTGGGAGTACGTGCTCCACGAGCTGTTCGGCCAGGTCACCACCGTCCAGGCGCACGTCCAGACGCACCTTCCGCAGCGCTGGGACGAGCAGGGCAAGCCCTACGCCGCGACCGCCGACGACGCCGCGTACGGCATCTTCCAGCTGGCGGGCGGCGCCGTCGCACAGATCAACTCCTCCTGGACGGTACGCGTCAACCGCGACGAACTGGTCGAGTTCCAGGTCGACGGAACCCACGGCTCCGCCGTCGCCGGACTCCGCAACTGCCGCGTCCAGCACCGCTCGGCCACGCCCAAGCCGGTCTGGAACCCGGACCTCCCGGTCACCGAGTCGTTCCGCGACCAGTGGCAGGAAGTCCCCGACAACGCGGTCTTCGACAACGGCTTCAAGGCCCAGTGGGAACTGTTCCTGCGCCACGTCGCGCTGGACGAGCCCTACACCTGGGACCTGATGGCCGGCGCACGCGGCGTGCAGCTGGCCGAGCTGGGCCTCAAGTCGTCGGCGGAGGGCCGTCGCTTCGACGTCCCGGAGCTGACGCTGTGA